In Rhineura floridana isolate rRhiFlo1 chromosome 1, rRhiFlo1.hap2, whole genome shotgun sequence, the following proteins share a genomic window:
- the HTR1A gene encoding 5-hydroxytryptamine receptor 1A: MEMPNSTTAATTAAVTTGSQSTSPAPAASLGYQLGTSVVLGALILFAVLGNACVIAAIALERSLQTVANYLIGSLAVTDLMVSVLVLPMAALYQVLGKWTLGQVTCDIFNSLDVLCCTSSILHLCAIALDRYWAITDPIDYVNKRTPRRAAVLISLTWLIGFLISIPPMLGWRTPEDRADPNACTISKDPGYTIYSTFGAFYIPLLLMLVLYGRIFKAARFRIRKTVKKADKKQQRRRQQQQAEKVADTCLSASPSSEPKRSNGGPQQQQLPQPKNWKSAVEPKGSSSACVNGALRLGEDGPVAACALEILEVTPSNSTKSHLPLPNHHHHHRHHSQAGSGVATPGTERKNEPKNAEAKRKTALARERKTVKTLGIIMGTFILCWLPFFIVALVLPFCDSCYMPDWLGAVINWLGYSNSLLNPVIYAYFNKDFQSAFQKIVKCKFCTQ, translated from the coding sequence ATGGAGATGCCCAACAGCACGACGGCGGCGACGACGGCGGCCGTGACCACCGGCAGCCAGTCCACCAGCCCGGCGCCCGCGGCGAGCCTGGGCTACCAGCTGGGCACGTCGGTGGTGCTGGGCGCGCTGATCCTCTTCGCCGTCCTGGGCAACGCCTGTGTGATCGCGGCCATCGCCCTGGAGCGCTCCTTGCAGACGGTGGCCAACTACCTGATCGGCTCGCTGGCCGTCACGGACCTGATGGTGTCGGTGCTGGTGCTGCCCATGGCCGCCCTTTACCAGGTGCTGGGCAAGTGGACGCTGGGCCAGGTGACCTGCGACATCTTCAACTCGCTCGACGTGCTGTGCTGCACCTCCTCCATCCTGCACCTGTGCGCCATCGCCCTGGACCGCTACTGGGCCATCACTGACCCCATCGACTACGTCAACAAGCGGACGCCCCGGCGGGCCGCCGTCCTCATCAGCCTCACCTGGCTGATCGGCTTCCTCATCTCCATCCCGCCCATGCTGGGCTGGCGGACCCCCGAGGACAGGGCTGACCCCAACGCCTGCACCATCAGCAAGGACCCCGGCTACACCATCTACTCCACCTTCGGCGCCTTCTACATCCCGCTGCTCCTCATGCTGGTCCTCTACGGGCGCATCTTCAAGGCGGCCCGCTTCCGGATCCGCAAGACCGTCAAGAAAGCCGACAAGAAGCAGCAGcgacggcggcagcagcagcaggcggaGAAGGTGGCGGACACTTGCCTCTCCGCCTCGCCCTCCAGCGAGCCCAAGAGGAGCAACGGTGgtccccagcagcagcagctgccgcaGCCCAAAAACTGGAAGAGCGCAGTGGAGCCCAAAGGGTCGAGCAGCGCCTGTGTCAACGGGGCCCTCCGGCTGGGAGAGGACGGCCCCGTGGCTGCCTGCGCCTTGGAGATCCTCGAGGTGACTCCCTCCAACTCCACCAAGAGCCACCTGCCCCtgcccaaccaccaccaccaccaccgccaccactcCCAAGCCGGCTCCGGAGTCGCCACGCCGGGCACCGAGAGGAAGAATGAGCCCAAGAACGCCGAGGCCAAGCGCAAGACGGCGTTGGCCCGGGAGAGGAAAACGGTCAAGACCTTGGGCATCATCATGGGCACTTTCATCCTGTGCTGGCTGCCCTTTTTCATCGTGGCCCTGGTCTTGCCCTTCTGTGATTCCTGCTACATGCCGGACTGGCTGGGCGCCGTTATCAACTGGCTGGGCTACTCCAACTCCCTCCTCAACCCGGTCATCTACGCCTACTTCAACAAAGATTTCCAAAGTGCTTTCCAGAAGATCGTCAAGTGCAAGTTCTGTACGCAGTGA